The following proteins come from a genomic window of Anas platyrhynchos isolate ZD024472 breed Pekin duck chromosome 12, IASCAAS_PekinDuck_T2T, whole genome shotgun sequence:
- the SLC9A5 gene encoding sodium/hydrogen exchanger 5 isoform X2 — MVSLSAILAVTFCGICCKKYVEANISQKSRTTVKYTMKTLASSSETIIFMFLGMSAVDTSKWAWDTALVLGTLLFILLFRAVGVVLQTYVLNRFRLIPLDRIDQVVMSYGGLRGAVAFALVILLDRDKVKAKDYFVATTIVVVFFTVIVQGLTIKPLVTWLKVKRSDHHKPTLNEELHEHAFDHILAAVEDIVGHHGYHYWRDKWEQFDKKYLSQLLMRKSAYRLRDEIWDVYYKLNIRDAISFVDQGGHVLSAAKLALPSMPSRTSMSESSVTNLLRESGSGACLDLQVIDTVRSRRDKEDAAMHHVLRGSLYKPRRRYKASYSRHFISPDKQERQDKEIFRQNMKRRLETFKSTKHNICSSKSKARLKEKGRKKKDISLTSDAPNGRTHRGVPWQEAAPVLVMVSSEEEESDSSETEREDDEGIVFIARATDEVLQGKATPGSLDVCPSPCIIPPSPTLAEKELPWKGDQADLAVYVSSETTKIVPVDMQKAWNQSISSLESIASPPGIETGPQHRRFACPVLEEQPQSASQAMPEQISCFQFPSHVSKSGRSLSDSSPDGVEQQELQPLMASEEQGRALPPAEPRRLMFSRASHI; from the exons ATGGTCTCGCTCTCCGCCATCCTGGC AGTCACCTTCTGCGGGATCTGCTGCAAGAAGTACGTGGAAGCCAACATCTCGCAGAAGTCCCGCACCACCGTCAAGTACACCATGAAGACGCTGGCCAGCAGCTCAGAGACCATCATCTTCATGTTTCTGGGCATGTCGGCTGTGGACACCTCCAAGTGGGCGTGGGACACGGcgctggtgctgggcaccctgttATTTATCCTGCTCTTCAGAGCTGTGG GTGTTGTCCTCCAGACCTACGTGCTCAATCGCTTTCGCCTCATCCCCCTGGACAGGATCGACCAGGTGGTCATGTCATACGGTGGCCTCCGTGGAGCCGTCGCCTTCGCCCTGGTCATCCTGCTGGACAGGGACAAGGTGAAAGCCAAGGACTACTTCGTGGCAACGACCATCGTGGTGGTGTTCTTCACGGTCATCGTGCAG GGCCTCACCATCAAGCCCCTGGTGACGTGGCTGAAGGTGAAGCGCAGCGACCACCACAAGCCCACGCTGAACGAGGAGCTGCATGAGCAC GCCTTCGACCACATCCTGGCGGCGGTGGAGGACATCGTGGGACACCACGGCTACCACTACTGGCGGGACAA GTGGGAGCAGTTCGACAAGAAGTACCTGAGCCAGCTCCTGATGAGGAAATCTGCCTACAGGCTGCGGGACGAGATCTGGGACGTCTACTACAAGCTGAACATCCGCGATGCCATCAGCTTCGTGGACCAG GGTGGCCACGTGCTGTCGGCCGCCaagctggcgctgccctccatgCCCAGCCGCACGTCCATGTCGGAGTCATCGGTCACAAACCTGCT GAGGGAGAGCGGCAGTGGTGCCTGCCTGGACCTGCAGGTGATCGACACGGTGCGGAGCCGGAGGGACAAGGAGGACGCCGCGATGCACCACGTGCTGCGAGGGAGCCTCTACAAGCCCCGCAGGCGG TACAAGGCCAGCTACAGCCGTCACTTCATCTCTCCAGATAAACAAGAGCGCCAAGATAAAGAAATCTTCCGGCAGAACATGAAGAGGCGCCTGGAGACCTTCAAGTCCACCAAGCACAACATCTGCTCCTCCAAGAGCAAAGCCAGGCTGAAGGAAAAGGGCAGGAAGAAG AAGGACATCTCTCTGACCAGCGACGCACCCAACGGGAGGACGCACAGAGGTGTCCCCTGGCAGGAGGCAG ctcctgtgctggTGATGGTCAGctccgaggaggaggagagcgatagctcagagacagaaagagaggaCGACGAAGGGATCGTGTTCATCGCTCGAGCCACCGATGAGGTCCTGCAGGGAAAGGCCACCCCTG GCAGCCTGGACgtctgccccagcccctgcatcATCCCGCCATCGCCCACCTTGGCAGAGAAGGAGCTGCCGTGGAAAGGAGACCAGGCTGACCTGGCTGTTTACGTCTCCTCGGAGACCACCAAAATCGTGCCAGTGGATATGCAGAAAGCGTGGAACCAAAGCATCTCCTCCCTGGAGAGCATCGCCTCCCCGCCGGGCATCGAGACGGGACCTCAGCACAGGCGCTTCGCCTGCCccgtgctggaggagcagccccagtcGGCGAGCCAGGCGATGCCGGAGCAGATCTCCTGCTTCCAGTTCCCCAGCCACGTCTCGAAGAGCGGCAGGTCGCTGAGCGACAGCAGCCCGGACGGcgtggagcagcaggagctgcagcctttGATGGCCTcggaggagcagggcagggcgctgccccccgccgAGCCCCGGCGGCTGATGTTCAGCAGGGCCAGCCACATCTGA
- the SLC9A5 gene encoding sodium/hydrogen exchanger 5 isoform X1, with amino-acid sequence MHPPAGPAASPGPAAPPAGAELLRWQWQEVQVPCLVAAWILVASLAKIVFHLSRKVTSVVPESCLLILLGLGLGGIVLAVAKKAKYQLEPNMFFLFLLPPIVLDSGYFMPSRLFFDNIGAILTYAVVGTLWNSFTTGTALWGLHQAGLMDPGVEAGLMDFLLFGSLISAVDPVAVLAVFEEVHVNETLFIIVFGESLLNDAVTVVLYKVFNSFVELGPAHIHATDYVKGVASFFLVSLGGTAVGLLFAFLLALITRFTKRVRIIEPLFVFLLAYVAYLAAEMVSLSAILAVTFCGICCKKYVEANISQKSRTTVKYTMKTLASSSETIIFMFLGMSAVDTSKWAWDTALVLGTLLFILLFRAVGVVLQTYVLNRFRLIPLDRIDQVVMSYGGLRGAVAFALVILLDRDKVKAKDYFVATTIVVVFFTVIVQGLTIKPLVTWLKVKRSDHHKPTLNEELHEHAFDHILAAVEDIVGHHGYHYWRDKWEQFDKKYLSQLLMRKSAYRLRDEIWDVYYKLNIRDAISFVDQGGHVLSAAKLALPSMPSRTSMSESSVTNLLRESGSGACLDLQVIDTVRSRRDKEDAAMHHVLRGSLYKPRRRYKASYSRHFISPDKQERQDKEIFRQNMKRRLETFKSTKHNICSSKSKARLKEKGRKKKDISLTSDAPNGRTHRGVPWQEAAPVLVMVSSEEEESDSSETEREDDEGIVFIARATDEVLQGKATPGSLDVCPSPCIIPPSPTLAEKELPWKGDQADLAVYVSSETTKIVPVDMQKAWNQSISSLESIASPPGIETGPQHRRFACPVLEEQPQSASQAMPEQISCFQFPSHVSKSGRSLSDSSPDGVEQQELQPLMASEEQGRALPPAEPRRLMFSRASHI; translated from the exons ATGCAtcccccggccggccccgcggcctcccccggccccgccgctcccccgGCGGGGGCCGAGCTGCTGCGGTGGCAGTGGCAGGAGGTGCAGGTGCCGTGCCTGGTGGCCGCCTGGATCCTGGTGGCCAGCTTGGCCAAAATCG tTTTCCACCTGTCCAGAAAGGTGACGTCCGTCGTGCCGGAGAGCTGCCTCCTcatcctgctggggctgggcctggGGGGCATCGTGTTGGccgtggccaagaaagccaagtACCAGCTGGAGCCCAACatgttcttcctcttcctcctgccccccatCGTCCTCGACTCGGGCTACTTCATGCCCAGCCGGCTGTTCTTCGACAACATCGGCGCCATCCTCACCTATGCGGTGGTGGGCACGCTCTGGAACTCCTTCACCACCGGCACCGCGCTCTGGGGGCTGCACCAGGCCGGGCTCATGG ATCCAGGCGTGGAAGCCGGGCTGATGGATTTCCTGCTCTTCGGCAGCCTCATCTCGGCTGTGGACCCGGTGGCAGTGCTGGCCGTTTTTGAAGAGGTCCACGTGAACGAGACCCTCTTCATCATCGTGTTCGGCGAGTCCCTCCTGAACGACGCCGTCACCGTG GTGCTCTACAAGGTCTTCAACTCTTTTGTGGAGCTGGGCCCGGCGCACATCCATGCCACGGACTACGTGAAGGGGGTAG cctccttcttcCTGGTGAGCCTGGGGGGCACGGCCGTGGGGCTGCTCTTCGCCTTCCTCCTGGCCCTGATCACACGCTTCACCAAGCGCGTGCGCATCATCGAGCCGCTCTTCGTCTTCCTCCTGGCCTACGTCGCGTACCTGGCTGCTGAGATGGTCTCGCTCTCCGCCATCCTGGC AGTCACCTTCTGCGGGATCTGCTGCAAGAAGTACGTGGAAGCCAACATCTCGCAGAAGTCCCGCACCACCGTCAAGTACACCATGAAGACGCTGGCCAGCAGCTCAGAGACCATCATCTTCATGTTTCTGGGCATGTCGGCTGTGGACACCTCCAAGTGGGCGTGGGACACGGcgctggtgctgggcaccctgttATTTATCCTGCTCTTCAGAGCTGTGG GTGTTGTCCTCCAGACCTACGTGCTCAATCGCTTTCGCCTCATCCCCCTGGACAGGATCGACCAGGTGGTCATGTCATACGGTGGCCTCCGTGGAGCCGTCGCCTTCGCCCTGGTCATCCTGCTGGACAGGGACAAGGTGAAAGCCAAGGACTACTTCGTGGCAACGACCATCGTGGTGGTGTTCTTCACGGTCATCGTGCAG GGCCTCACCATCAAGCCCCTGGTGACGTGGCTGAAGGTGAAGCGCAGCGACCACCACAAGCCCACGCTGAACGAGGAGCTGCATGAGCAC GCCTTCGACCACATCCTGGCGGCGGTGGAGGACATCGTGGGACACCACGGCTACCACTACTGGCGGGACAA GTGGGAGCAGTTCGACAAGAAGTACCTGAGCCAGCTCCTGATGAGGAAATCTGCCTACAGGCTGCGGGACGAGATCTGGGACGTCTACTACAAGCTGAACATCCGCGATGCCATCAGCTTCGTGGACCAG GGTGGCCACGTGCTGTCGGCCGCCaagctggcgctgccctccatgCCCAGCCGCACGTCCATGTCGGAGTCATCGGTCACAAACCTGCT GAGGGAGAGCGGCAGTGGTGCCTGCCTGGACCTGCAGGTGATCGACACGGTGCGGAGCCGGAGGGACAAGGAGGACGCCGCGATGCACCACGTGCTGCGAGGGAGCCTCTACAAGCCCCGCAGGCGG TACAAGGCCAGCTACAGCCGTCACTTCATCTCTCCAGATAAACAAGAGCGCCAAGATAAAGAAATCTTCCGGCAGAACATGAAGAGGCGCCTGGAGACCTTCAAGTCCACCAAGCACAACATCTGCTCCTCCAAGAGCAAAGCCAGGCTGAAGGAAAAGGGCAGGAAGAAG AAGGACATCTCTCTGACCAGCGACGCACCCAACGGGAGGACGCACAGAGGTGTCCCCTGGCAGGAGGCAG ctcctgtgctggTGATGGTCAGctccgaggaggaggagagcgatagctcagagacagaaagagaggaCGACGAAGGGATCGTGTTCATCGCTCGAGCCACCGATGAGGTCCTGCAGGGAAAGGCCACCCCTG GCAGCCTGGACgtctgccccagcccctgcatcATCCCGCCATCGCCCACCTTGGCAGAGAAGGAGCTGCCGTGGAAAGGAGACCAGGCTGACCTGGCTGTTTACGTCTCCTCGGAGACCACCAAAATCGTGCCAGTGGATATGCAGAAAGCGTGGAACCAAAGCATCTCCTCCCTGGAGAGCATCGCCTCCCCGCCGGGCATCGAGACGGGACCTCAGCACAGGCGCTTCGCCTGCCccgtgctggaggagcagccccagtcGGCGAGCCAGGCGATGCCGGAGCAGATCTCCTGCTTCCAGTTCCCCAGCCACGTCTCGAAGAGCGGCAGGTCGCTGAGCGACAGCAGCCCGGACGGcgtggagcagcaggagctgcagcctttGATGGCCTcggaggagcagggcagggcgctgccccccgccgAGCCCCGGCGGCTGATGTTCAGCAGGGCCAGCCACATCTGA